One stretch of Chryseobacterium fluminis DNA includes these proteins:
- a CDS encoding ISAon1 family transposase, which translates to MYGVQGKTFRRQYKKSLSGFKDWLQKPHAEDWILYPENCSSSLSLDEVALSQGELYTVLTSKKAKGRKGSIVAIIKGTQSEEVIEQLLKINRKLRKNVKEITLDMAGSMKLIAKRCFPDAIKVIDRFHVQKLATEALQELRINYRWEAIEWENSLLDEAKKNREPIEIETFENGDTRKQLLARSRYLLYKSREKWTPSQMQRAEILFTEYPDLKKAYGLSDGLRKIYNQNIPKSIAMTKLAHWFRDVETSGFKSFSVLRKTIMNHYSGILNFFDRRSTNASAESFNAKIKNFRLQLRGVKDKAFFLFRLSQLFA; encoded by the coding sequence ATGTATGGGGTACAGGGAAAGACATTCCGCAGGCAATACAAAAAATCATTAAGCGGGTTCAAAGACTGGCTCCAAAAGCCCCATGCGGAAGATTGGATTCTTTATCCGGAAAATTGCTCCTCTTCTCTGTCTCTGGATGAAGTTGCTCTTTCCCAGGGAGAATTATACACGGTTCTTACTTCCAAAAAAGCAAAAGGCAGGAAAGGCAGTATTGTTGCCATTATCAAAGGTACACAGAGTGAAGAGGTCATTGAGCAGCTTCTGAAAATAAACAGGAAGCTTCGCAAAAATGTAAAGGAAATTACCCTTGATATGGCCGGGTCTATGAAGCTTATTGCCAAACGCTGTTTCCCTGATGCTATTAAGGTCATAGACCGGTTCCATGTTCAGAAGCTCGCCACTGAAGCCCTTCAGGAATTAAGGATCAACTACCGTTGGGAAGCTATAGAATGGGAAAATAGCCTGCTCGATGAAGCAAAGAAAAACAGGGAGCCTATTGAGATAGAAACGTTTGAAAACGGTGATACCCGCAAACAGCTTCTGGCAAGAAGCAGGTATTTACTCTACAAAAGCAGGGAAAAGTGGACGCCTTCTCAAATGCAGAGAGCTGAAATTTTATTTACAGAATATCCTGATTTAAAGAAGGCATATGGGTTATCGGATGGATTAAGAAAGATTTACAATCAGAATATTCCCAAATCTATTGCCATGACAAAGTTAGCGCATTGGTTCAGGGATGTTGAAACATCAGGTTTTAAATCATTCTCAGTTTTAAGAAAAACAATAATGAATCATTACAGCGGCATCTTAAACTTTTTCGACAGAAGAAGTACCAACGCTTCGGCAGAATCTTTTAATGCTAAAATTAAAAACTTCAGATTACAGCTTCGGGGAGTAAAAGACAAAGCATTTTTCCTGTTCAGACTCTCTCAACTTTTTGCATAG
- a CDS encoding ISAon1 family transposase N-terminal region protein, with amino-acid sequence MSSEKELLKLLLPEYLVEYFDITHFEEKEGLLHLYFEEKNTVPKELSSLHLQSKGFHEEITVNDFPLRGKPVKLHIRRRRWTDIKSGKILQRDWNLIAVGTRMTKDFAEFLKKISRY; translated from the coding sequence ATGTCATCTGAGAAAGAATTATTAAAATTACTGTTACCGGAATATCTGGTTGAATACTTTGATATTACCCATTTTGAAGAAAAAGAAGGATTGCTTCATCTTTATTTTGAGGAAAAAAATACTGTTCCCAAAGAGCTTTCCTCTTTGCATCTACAATCCAAAGGCTTTCATGAAGAAATCACGGTTAATGACTTTCCTCTCCGTGGAAAACCTGTAAAACTTCACATCAGACGAAGAAGATGGACCGATATAAAATCTGGTAAGATCCTGCAGAGAGACTGGAATCTCATTGCCGTTGGAACCCGCATGACAAAGGACTTTGCGGAGTTCTTAAAAAAAATCAGCCGATACTAA
- a CDS encoding RsmE family RNA methyltransferase, translated as MKLFYGEIFDNQVIINEEEQQHILKVLRMKNGEEIHVTDGKGNVASGKLIVEGKKANIEVSEIKMGSLDFNPRLHIAIAPTKNIDRIEFFVEKAVEMGISEISIIITEKTERKNINIDKIRKQAVAASKQSLRFHFPLINDAVKLTDFLKNTDPEHTFVAHCHENLERIDLKSIPSCEQFTFLIGPEGDFSEREIAFLAENQIKAVSLGNQRLRTETAGVFVAAWNYYQMI; from the coding sequence ATGAAACTTTTTTACGGGGAAATATTTGATAACCAAGTAATTATTAATGAAGAGGAGCAACAGCATATTTTAAAAGTTCTCCGTATGAAGAATGGAGAGGAAATTCATGTGACCGATGGCAAAGGAAATGTGGCTTCAGGAAAACTTATTGTTGAAGGTAAAAAAGCAAATATCGAAGTTTCCGAAATAAAGATGGGTTCACTTGATTTTAACCCAAGACTTCACATTGCTATTGCCCCTACCAAAAACATCGACAGAATTGAGTTCTTTGTAGAAAAGGCCGTAGAGATGGGAATTTCTGAGATCAGTATTATCATAACTGAAAAAACGGAGCGTAAAAATATTAATATTGACAAAATCAGAAAACAGGCTGTGGCCGCATCAAAGCAAAGCCTGAGATTTCATTTTCCGTTAATCAACGACGCTGTAAAACTCACCGATTTTCTGAAGAATACCGATCCCGAACATACGTTTGTTGCCCATTGCCATGAAAATTTAGAAAGAATTGATCTTAAGAGCATTCCTTCATGTGAACAATTTACTTTTTTAATAGGCCCCGAAGGTGATTTTTCCGAAAGGGAAATTGCATTTCTGGCAGAAAATCAGATCAAAGCAGTATCACTCGGAAATCAGAGACTGAGAACGGAGACTGCAGGTGTTTTTGTCGCAGCATGGAATTATTATCAGATGATATAA
- the tsaD gene encoding tRNA (adenosine(37)-N6)-threonylcarbamoyltransferase complex transferase subunit TsaD produces MSDSIILGIESSCDDTSAAIIKGNSILSNIAANQAIHQEYGGVVPELASRAHQQNIIPVVEKSLTKANIQQNVISAIGFTRGPGLLGSLLVGTSFAKSLAMSLDVPLIEVNHLQAHILAHFIEDANPMPPKFPFLCLTVSGGHTMIVLVKDYFDMEIIGKTTDDAAGEAFDKIGKIFDLDYPAGPIIDKLAGNGNPDAFKFNKPKLENYDYSFSGVKTSVLYFIQKEVKRDPDFIKSNLIDLCASVQKTIVEILMNKLEKAAKDLGIREVAIAGGVSANSALRKAMQKNHKRLGWNIYIPKFEYTTDNAAMIAMVAQLKYERGEFTDLRTSATAKYDL; encoded by the coding sequence ATGAGCGACTCTATAATTTTAGGTATTGAATCGTCCTGCGACGATACATCAGCAGCTATCATCAAGGGAAATTCTATTCTGTCTAATATTGCAGCGAATCAGGCGATCCATCAAGAATATGGAGGCGTTGTTCCCGAGTTGGCTTCGCGTGCACATCAGCAAAATATCATCCCCGTTGTTGAAAAATCTTTAACTAAAGCAAATATACAACAAAATGTAATTTCTGCTATAGGATTTACACGCGGCCCCGGACTTTTAGGATCACTGCTTGTGGGAACATCATTTGCTAAGTCTTTGGCAATGAGTCTGGATGTCCCTTTAATTGAAGTAAACCACCTCCAGGCGCATATTTTAGCGCATTTCATTGAGGATGCAAATCCTATGCCGCCTAAATTCCCTTTTCTGTGCCTTACCGTAAGTGGCGGTCATACCATGATCGTATTGGTAAAGGATTATTTTGATATGGAAATCATTGGAAAAACTACCGATGATGCGGCGGGCGAAGCGTTTGACAAGATCGGAAAGATCTTTGACCTGGATTACCCGGCCGGCCCTATTATCGATAAACTGGCTGGAAATGGAAATCCTGACGCTTTTAAGTTTAATAAACCCAAACTTGAAAATTACGATTATTCATTCAGTGGAGTAAAGACTTCTGTATTATATTTCATCCAGAAAGAGGTAAAAAGAGATCCTGATTTTATTAAAAGTAACTTAATTGATCTCTGTGCTTCGGTTCAGAAGACCATCGTTGAAATACTGATGAATAAACTGGAAAAAGCGGCAAAAGATTTAGGAATCAGGGAAGTGGCGATTGCCGGTGGTGTTTCTGCCAATTCCGCGTTAAGAAAAGCGATGCAGAAAAATCATAAAAGACTCGGCTGGAATATTTATATTCCGAAATTTGAATATACAACCGATAATGCAGCGATGATCGCCATGGTGGCGCAGTTGAAATATGAAAGAGGTGAATTTACGGATTTGAGGACTTCTGCAACAGCTAAATACGATTTATGA
- a CDS encoding Lrp/AsnC family transcriptional regulator, whose translation MNYQLDEIDKKILDFLVENTRMPFTEIAKQMDVSAGTIHVRVKKMEDAGIILGSSLNIDYGKLDYHFTAFIGILLTKSNRTQEVLKELTSIPNVIEASVISGKYNIFCKVRAKNTEDAKRIIYQIDDIQDVMRTESMISMEEYLSDKNRLINAISI comes from the coding sequence ATGAACTATCAACTGGACGAAATAGACAAGAAAATTCTTGATTTCTTAGTAGAGAACACAAGAATGCCTTTTACAGAGATTGCTAAGCAGATGGATGTTTCTGCTGGAACAATTCACGTAAGAGTGAAAAAGATGGAAGATGCAGGTATTATTTTGGGATCATCTCTTAATATCGATTATGGTAAATTAGACTACCATTTTACAGCATTCATTGGTATACTTTTAACAAAATCCAACCGTACTCAGGAAGTACTGAAGGAGTTAACCAGTATTCCTAATGTAATTGAAGCAAGTGTAATTTCAGGAAAATACAATATTTTCTGTAAAGTAAGAGCTAAAAATACAGAAGATGCGAAAAGAATTATTTATCAAATAGATGATATTCAGGATGTCATGAGAACTGAAAGTATGATTTCTATGGAAGAGTACCTAAGTGACAAGAATAGATTGATCAACGCTATTTCTATTTAA
- a CDS encoding peptidase dimerization domain-containing protein: MYDEGGLILRKGSIAGIHSDIAVIGCAEKGFLSVKIKVKGLGGHSSMPPSESAIGKAAIIMQRLEDQQMKPVITPLIKNFFDNIGGSMPFASRLAISNQWLLKPLLLSQLTKNNSTNALVRTTTALTMMKGSDGPNVLSPEVEFVVNFRLLPGNTIKDVKEHIARATKGFDVEIQEIDNTKEASMVSSAHTRSFKLIEEGIRQIYPDAVATPYLTIAATDAFKYQIVSKNIYRFMPLKINEAEKQSIHGTNEYISIENYLKMIHYFEYVMMNYDK, encoded by the coding sequence GTGTATGATGAAGGCGGACTGATTTTAAGAAAGGGGAGTATAGCAGGAATACATTCTGATATAGCCGTAATCGGCTGTGCTGAAAAAGGTTTTCTTTCTGTAAAAATTAAGGTTAAAGGGCTGGGCGGTCATTCATCGATGCCTCCCTCAGAAAGCGCGATCGGAAAGGCGGCCATCATTATGCAGCGGCTGGAAGATCAACAAATGAAACCGGTAATCACCCCATTGATTAAAAATTTCTTTGATAATATCGGAGGATCCATGCCGTTTGCCAGCAGGCTTGCGATTTCCAATCAGTGGTTACTGAAACCTTTGCTTTTATCTCAGCTGACTAAAAATAATTCTACCAATGCGCTGGTACGGACCACCACTGCACTTACAATGATGAAGGGAAGCGACGGACCGAATGTGCTTTCTCCGGAAGTCGAATTTGTAGTTAATTTCAGATTACTGCCCGGAAATACAATAAAAGATGTAAAAGAACATATTGCCAGGGCTACAAAAGGTTTTGACGTAGAAATTCAGGAAATTGATAATACCAAAGAAGCGTCAATGGTCTCATCTGCCCATACCAGATCCTTTAAACTGATAGAAGAAGGAATCAGGCAAATTTATCCTGATGCAGTTGCCACTCCTTACCTTACCATTGCCGCAACAGATGCCTTCAAGTATCAGATCGTAAGCAAAAATATCTACAGGTTTATGCCGCTCAAGATCAATGAAGCGGAAAAACAGAGCATCCACGGTACCAACGAATATATCAGCATCGAAAACTATTTAAAAATGATTCATTATTTTGAATATGTGATGATGAATTATGATAAGTAA
- a CDS encoding TrmH family RNA methyltransferase, translating to MKDLAQTFEYLKQFLTEERLAKIHHFSRESSDFILPVVEDVYQFRNAAAIVRSVEACGFHKVVALQEEYSFEPNLRVTKGADTWVEVEKLPRNMESFQKIKDRGYKIVAVSLEKNAKMLPEYEITEPIALVFGTEMEGVSQEILDFADETLAIPMYGFTRSFNVSVAASICMYELKQKLLKSDLDYKLNEEKLLRMKIIWAVNSMRSGPQIFEKYLRENNIDWK from the coding sequence ATGAAAGATTTAGCACAGACTTTTGAATATTTAAAACAGTTTTTAACCGAAGAACGGTTGGCAAAAATTCATCATTTCTCCCGGGAAAGTTCTGATTTTATCCTTCCCGTTGTAGAAGATGTCTATCAGTTCAGAAATGCAGCAGCAATTGTACGTTCTGTGGAAGCATGCGGTTTTCATAAAGTGGTGGCTTTGCAGGAAGAATACAGCTTTGAGCCCAATCTCCGGGTCACAAAAGGAGCAGATACCTGGGTTGAGGTTGAAAAGCTGCCCCGGAACATGGAATCTTTTCAGAAAATTAAAGACAGAGGATATAAGATCGTGGCCGTTTCCCTGGAAAAAAATGCGAAAATGCTTCCGGAATATGAAATTACCGAGCCCATTGCTTTGGTTTTCGGAACTGAAATGGAAGGGGTTTCTCAGGAAATTCTTGATTTTGCGGACGAAACACTGGCCATTCCCATGTACGGTTTTACCAGGAGCTTTAATGTGTCAGTGGCGGCTTCCATTTGTATGTATGAATTGAAACAGAAACTTCTAAAATCTGATCTGGATTATAAGTTAAATGAAGAAAAACTTTTGAGAATGAAGATCATCTGGGCGGTAAATTCTATGAGAAGCGGACCACAAATCTTCGAAAAATACCTGAGAGAAAATAATATCGACTGGAAATAA
- a CDS encoding TlpA family protein disulfide reductase, producing MKKRKLLKISAAVIPILLIGIMVYLYFSFREKKEKTEALKNAPAFHLTTISGTSFSSDDMMDGAGIKVLLYFSPGCHFCQAEAEELSKKYQNYKNVRWIWVASEPLDEIRQFSRHYQLEKKDHIFWCHDEQAVLYRKLGISSIPYFLIYDRNNRLIKRNPGVVKLEKLMSITDENN from the coding sequence ATGAAAAAGAGGAAACTTTTAAAAATATCGGCTGCTGTTATCCCGATTTTACTGATTGGGATTATGGTTTATCTATATTTCAGCTTCCGGGAAAAGAAGGAAAAAACAGAAGCTTTGAAAAATGCTCCTGCATTTCATCTCACCACCATTTCCGGAACTTCTTTCTCTTCTGATGATATGATGGATGGCGCCGGAATTAAAGTACTGCTGTACTTCAGCCCGGGCTGCCATTTCTGTCAGGCAGAGGCGGAGGAGTTATCCAAAAAATATCAAAACTATAAAAATGTCCGGTGGATCTGGGTGGCCAGCGAGCCTTTGGATGAAATCAGGCAATTTTCCCGGCACTATCAGCTGGAGAAAAAAGATCACATCTTCTGGTGTCACGATGAGCAGGCAGTGCTCTACCGAAAACTGGGCATCAGCAGTATTCCTTATTTCCTGATTTATGACAGAAACAACCGCCTGATCAAAAGAAATCCAGGCGTCGTAAAACTTGAAAAATTAATGAGCATCACTGATGAAAATAACTAA
- a CDS encoding M20/M25/M40 family metallo-hydrolase — protein sequence MKKILFLTICAFIILIGIVLIRTFTYPFKKIASGEAEGWKPVKNDSAVHRLSGGIKIPTVSAGELGNFDYSTFEIFKAYLKKSYPEIYQKTEHYEINTYGLVFKWKGSDPALDPILFLSHMDVVPPGDADVKSREENVFRPDDQALPPVSKVAEGWDYAPFSGAVAHGRIYGRGTIDMKGMLFSLMESLSNLIKNKHTPQRDIYMAFGFDEEVGGQKGAAQIAADFKKKEYTSMPCMMKAD from the coding sequence ATGAAAAAAATCCTCTTCCTTACTATCTGTGCCTTTATCATCCTTATTGGCATAGTTTTAATCAGGACCTTCACCTATCCTTTTAAAAAAATAGCTTCAGGAGAGGCCGAAGGCTGGAAACCGGTGAAAAATGATTCTGCGGTGCACCGGCTTTCCGGAGGCATTAAAATTCCTACGGTTTCTGCCGGGGAATTGGGTAATTTTGATTATTCAACGTTTGAGATATTTAAAGCATATTTAAAAAAATCGTATCCCGAAATTTATCAGAAGACAGAGCATTACGAGATCAATACCTACGGACTGGTTTTTAAATGGAAAGGTAGCGATCCTGCGCTGGATCCCATTTTATTTCTTTCTCACATGGATGTTGTGCCTCCCGGGGATGCGGATGTTAAGTCAAGAGAGGAAAATGTTTTCAGACCTGATGATCAGGCTTTGCCTCCCGTTTCCAAAGTCGCGGAAGGCTGGGATTATGCTCCCTTTTCCGGCGCCGTTGCCCATGGCAGAATTTATGGAAGAGGAACGATCGATATGAAAGGAATGCTTTTTTCTTTAATGGAATCCCTTTCAAACCTGATTAAAAATAAGCATACTCCGCAACGTGATATCTATATGGCCTTCGGTTTTGATGAAGAGGTGGGCGGACAGAAAGGAGCGGCACAGATTGCTGCGGATTTTAAGAAAAAGGAATACACTTCGATGCCGTGTATGATGAAGGCGGACTGA
- a CDS encoding asparaginase, translating to MKRKVLLIYTGGTIGMEKDYETGSLRAFDFGNIFEKMPEMKLMECEVFVHPFAKPLDSSDMGPEEWKIIANYIHKNYNQYDGFLILHGTDTMSYTASALSFMLKGLTKPVILTGSQLPIGDLRTDAKENLLTSLYYASLYEQNEAVIQEVAIYFEYKLLRGNRTLKYSAEYFDAYSSPNYPILGQSGVHLNIIKDNLYRCDPRIGFHVDEHICDNVLFWRIFPGMKLNHFKEIPRMKVLILQVFGSGTIFSSEKTIEILQQIRNNGTEIVVVSQCISGGISFGKYENSNIFSKIGAISGKDMTAECAITKAMHLIDNPDYRGSFADNFSRSLCGEISE from the coding sequence ATGAAACGAAAAGTACTGCTCATCTACACTGGAGGCACCATTGGTATGGAAAAGGATTATGAAACCGGAAGTCTCCGGGCTTTTGATTTTGGAAATATCTTCGAAAAAATGCCCGAAATGAAACTGATGGAGTGTGAAGTTTTCGTGCATCCCTTCGCAAAACCCCTTGACTCTTCGGATATGGGGCCGGAAGAATGGAAAATCATTGCTAATTACATCCACAAAAACTATAATCAGTATGATGGGTTTTTAATCCTTCACGGCACAGATACGATGTCTTACACCGCTTCGGCACTAAGCTTTATGTTAAAAGGTCTTACAAAACCCGTTATTTTAACCGGTTCGCAGCTCCCGATCGGTGATTTAAGAACGGACGCGAAGGAAAATCTTCTGACCAGCCTGTATTATGCGAGTTTATACGAGCAAAATGAAGCCGTGATTCAGGAGGTGGCGATTTATTTTGAATATAAATTACTGAGAGGCAACAGAACGCTGAAATATTCTGCAGAGTATTTTGATGCCTATTCAAGTCCCAACTACCCTATTCTTGGGCAATCGGGAGTACACTTGAATATTATTAAAGACAATCTTTACCGTTGCGATCCGCGAATAGGATTCCATGTAGATGAACATATTTGTGACAATGTTCTGTTCTGGAGGATCTTTCCGGGAATGAAACTGAATCATTTTAAAGAAATTCCCAGAATGAAAGTTCTTATTCTTCAGGTTTTCGGTTCAGGAACCATTTTCAGCAGCGAAAAGACGATAGAAATCCTACAGCAGATCAGAAACAACGGAACTGAAATCGTGGTGGTGAGTCAGTGTATTTCAGGCGGAATATCCTTCGGAAAATATGAAAACAGCAATATCTTTTCAAAAATCGGTGCTATCAGCGGAAAGGACATGACGGCTGAATGTGCTATTACCAAGGCCATGCATTTAATTGACAACCCAGACTACAGGGGAAGTTTTGCCGATAACTTCTCCAGAAGCTTATGTGGAGAAATATCTGAGTAA
- a CDS encoding peptidase domain-containing ABC transporter — protein sequence MKITKRVQKTFALQKDLTDCGAGCLQSLVRYYGGDISLEMLREKSGTGKTGTTLLGLYQCALAIGFDAEGCEADIEALKKHGEPVILHVIIDQKFEHYVICYSCPFNGTHQFLIGDPASGLKYWTQEYLEEVWQSKTCLTLKPNATFRRRDQVNTEKRKWLKSLIREDQEALYSIIFLGIILSILSLSMSVFSQKLIDDILPGRKTALLILSICFLGFVLFSKVIIQALRELYIIKQSKAFNERINKKFYTSLLYLPKMFFDSRRIGDFAARLNDTQRIQTVIKQLITGTVVDFLSLFISIGFLFFYSWKLAFICIAVSPVIFYIIFSFNKKIIEAQRNVMQSYSSNEANYIDSIRGIEVVKGFSKQELFIQKNETVFSFFQTKIFELGKINLFISLYSGTALVIFLLLIIGFSSYHVLNNEIKIGELMAIIGISGSLLSSVANLALTSIPIQEAKVAFDRMFEYSSLEKEKSGGVEIEDLISIDIRNMDFRFNGRSRLLNRVSFSLQKGSLTCLLGESGSGKTTLTEILQKNYLPEKGELIINRVIRLEDVSLNSWRRLTGIVPQNIQVFNGNVLENIIIDRQADESKLRELTSLGFDKLIHILPQGFSTLVGEEGINLSGGQKQLLGWMRALYHDPQFLILDEPTSSLDKENKVFIYGLIQKLKSEKIIFVISHNPEEVRELCDKVLLLENARISEE from the coding sequence ATGAAAATAACTAAGCGGGTACAAAAAACATTTGCTCTTCAAAAAGATCTGACAGATTGTGGCGCAGGATGTCTGCAGTCTTTGGTGCGGTACTACGGCGGAGATATTTCACTGGAGATGCTCCGCGAAAAAAGCGGAACAGGCAAAACAGGGACCACCCTTCTCGGTTTATACCAGTGCGCCCTGGCTATAGGCTTTGATGCTGAAGGCTGCGAAGCGGATATAGAGGCGCTTAAAAAACATGGGGAGCCTGTGATTTTACACGTTATCATAGACCAAAAATTTGAACATTATGTTATATGCTATTCTTGCCCTTTTAATGGAACTCATCAGTTTCTTATCGGAGATCCTGCCAGCGGCCTGAAGTACTGGACACAAGAATATCTGGAAGAAGTCTGGCAGTCTAAGACCTGCCTCACTTTAAAGCCTAATGCCACGTTCCGGAGAAGAGATCAGGTAAACACAGAAAAGAGAAAATGGCTTAAAAGCCTTATCCGGGAAGATCAGGAAGCGTTGTACAGTATTATTTTCCTGGGGATCATTTTAAGTATACTGAGCTTGTCCATGTCCGTTTTTTCTCAAAAGCTTATAGACGACATTTTACCCGGTAGAAAAACAGCTCTTCTTATTTTAAGTATTTGCTTTCTGGGATTCGTGCTCTTTTCGAAAGTCATCATACAGGCATTAAGGGAATTATATATTATTAAACAGAGCAAAGCTTTTAACGAAAGAATCAATAAAAAGTTTTATACTTCTCTTCTTTATCTTCCCAAAATGTTTTTCGACAGCAGGAGAATCGGGGACTTTGCAGCAAGACTGAATGATACCCAGAGAATTCAGACGGTTATAAAACAACTGATCACCGGCACTGTAGTAGATTTTCTGAGCCTGTTTATATCCATAGGATTTCTTTTCTTTTACTCATGGAAATTGGCATTCATCTGTATTGCTGTTTCACCGGTAATTTTTTATATTATTTTCAGTTTTAATAAGAAAATTATAGAGGCTCAGAGAAACGTTATGCAGTCCTACAGTTCGAATGAAGCGAATTATATAGACAGCATCAGGGGAATAGAGGTGGTTAAAGGATTTTCGAAACAGGAACTGTTCATACAGAAAAACGAAACTGTTTTCAGCTTTTTTCAGACGAAAATTTTTGAATTGGGGAAAATTAATCTTTTTATTTCATTGTATTCCGGAACAGCACTGGTTATTTTTCTGCTGCTCATTATCGGTTTTTCCTCCTATCATGTCTTAAATAATGAGATTAAAATCGGTGAATTGATGGCCATTATAGGAATTTCAGGTTCACTGCTCTCCTCAGTGGCTAATCTGGCTTTAACCAGTATTCCGATACAGGAAGCTAAAGTGGCTTTTGACAGAATGTTTGAATATTCTTCGTTAGAAAAGGAAAAATCAGGCGGCGTGGAAATAGAAGACCTTATTTCTATTGATATCAGAAATATGGATTTCCGGTTCAATGGAAGAAGCAGACTGCTCAATCGCGTTTCTTTCTCATTGCAGAAAGGAAGCCTCACCTGTCTTCTGGGAGAAAGCGGAAGCGGTAAAACCACCTTAACTGAAATATTACAAAAAAATTATCTTCCGGAAAAAGGGGAACTTATTATCAATAGAGTTATCCGTCTGGAAGATGTTTCACTGAACAGCTGGCGCCGCTTAACCGGCATTGTTCCGCAGAACATACAGGTATTCAACGGAAATGTTCTTGAAAATATTATTATTGACAGACAGGCAGATGAATCAAAATTACGGGAATTAACTTCACTGGGTTTTGATAAGTTGATCCACATCTTACCACAGGGATTTTCAACGCTTGTAGGGGAAGAAGGAATTAACCTGTCCGGGGGGCAGAAACAACTGCTGGGATGGATGAGGGCCTTATACCATGATCCGCAGTTTTTAATCTTAGATGAACCTACCTCTTCGTTAGACAAAGAAAATAAGGTATTTATTTACGGCTTAATACAAAAACTCAAATCAGAAAAAATCATTTTTGTTATCAGTCATAACCCTGAAGAAGTGAGAGAACTGTGTGATAAAGTTTTATTATTAGAGAATGCCCGGATTTCTGAAGAATAA